A region from the Curtobacterium sp. MCBA15_012 genome encodes:
- a CDS encoding GNAT family N-acetyltransferase: MSDLRLVELSATTAAAANSLTLKPGQEEFVQPTTYGVAESDVKPSSAWTRVVLDGDEVVGMIIGTFDEDNAAEELRSAIWRVNVAASAQGRGVGRFAVHGLADEARSRGFERLTVVYEPGGEVGPEAFFRALGFSVVRETQYGDHFASLTL, encoded by the coding sequence ATGTCCGACCTGCGCCTCGTAGAACTCTCCGCGACCACGGCAGCCGCGGCCAACTCCCTGACGCTCAAGCCGGGGCAGGAGGAGTTCGTCCAGCCGACGACCTACGGCGTCGCCGAGTCCGACGTCAAGCCGAGCTCGGCCTGGACCCGTGTCGTCCTCGACGGTGACGAGGTGGTCGGCATGATCATCGGCACCTTCGACGAGGACAACGCCGCCGAGGAGCTCCGCAGCGCGATCTGGCGCGTCAACGTCGCCGCGTCGGCACAGGGTCGTGGCGTCGGTCGCTTCGCAGTGCACGGCCTGGCGGACGAGGCCCGCAGCCGCGGCTTCGAACGGTTGACGGTCGTCTACGAGCCCGGCGGTGAGGTCGGCCCCGAGGCCTTCTTCCGCGCACTCGGCTTCTCGGTGGTCCGCGAGACCCAGTACGGCGACCACTTCGCCTCGCTGACGCTCTGA
- a CDS encoding carbohydrate ABC transporter permease, whose protein sequence is MSTTPLAPTLSAPGAPKRTDPPTPRRRRTLRQASRAVPLLPAVVLLVVFLLGPVVSSFYGSFTNSALTGASAANQQFVGLQNYVELFQDPDFPKSVVLTIVFLLASAVVGQNVLGLGLALLMRSANRVVRAVVGTFVVAAWVLPEIVASFAAYAFFNDTGTLNTVLSSIGITGANWLYTYPMVAVVLANIWRGTAFSMLVYSAAVQEVPEEITESAEMDGAAGWQRLVYITLPVIRRSISTNLMLTTLQTLSVFTLIFVMTGGGPGTNSSTLPILAYQEAFKFSQLGFGTAIATILLVVGAVFSIIYIKALKPEVD, encoded by the coding sequence GTGTCAACCACCCCCCTCGCGCCGACGCTGTCGGCGCCCGGTGCGCCGAAGCGCACCGATCCGCCGACGCCGCGTCGGCGGCGCACCCTGCGGCAGGCGAGCCGAGCGGTCCCGCTGCTGCCGGCCGTCGTCCTGCTCGTCGTCTTCCTGCTCGGCCCCGTCGTCTCGTCCTTCTACGGGTCCTTCACCAACTCGGCGCTGACCGGCGCGAGCGCCGCGAACCAGCAGTTCGTCGGCCTGCAGAACTACGTCGAACTGTTCCAGGACCCGGACTTCCCGAAGTCCGTCGTCCTCACGATCGTGTTCCTGCTCGCCTCGGCGGTCGTCGGCCAGAACGTCCTCGGACTCGGGCTGGCGCTCCTCATGCGCAGCGCGAACCGGGTCGTCCGCGCGGTCGTCGGCACGTTCGTCGTCGCGGCCTGGGTGCTGCCGGAGATCGTGGCGTCGTTCGCGGCGTACGCGTTCTTCAACGACACCGGCACGCTCAACACGGTCCTGTCGTCGATCGGGATCACCGGGGCGAACTGGTTGTACACGTACCCGATGGTCGCCGTCGTCCTGGCGAACATCTGGCGCGGCACCGCGTTCTCGATGCTCGTGTACTCCGCCGCCGTGCAGGAGGTCCCCGAGGAGATCACCGAGTCGGCCGAGATGGACGGTGCGGCCGGGTGGCAACGGCTCGTCTACATCACGCTGCCGGTGATCCGGCGGTCCATCTCGACGAACCTCATGCTCACGACGCTGCAGACCCTGTCGGTGTTCACGCTCATCTTCGTGATGACCGGCGGCGGCCCGGGCACGAACTCGTCGACGCTGCCGATCCTGGCGTACCAGGAGGCGTTCAAGTTCTCGCAGCTCGGCTTCGGGACCGCGATCGCGACGATCCTGCTCGTGGTCGGTGCCGTGTTCTCGATCATCTACATCAAGGCCCTGAAGCCGGAGGTCGACTGA
- a CDS encoding carbohydrate ABC transporter permease, whose protein sequence is MTSPRGRTMRWVSNVVLLVIAVCFAVPLLWLVLASFDTQASLSVKLPTQFTLDNFTKVLTPELSFIPLGNSLLLSGGTAVVTVVVAILAAYPLSRYKMRVNKPFLYSILFGTGLPVTAMMVPVYALFVSLNLIDNVWGCIFFLAATSLPMAIWMAKNFMDSVPISLEEAAWTDGASMFTTLWRIVIPLMRPGIAVVFIFVFIQAWGNFFVPFVLLLSPDKVPAAVSIFNFFGQNGAVAYGQLAAFSIVYSVPVIALYVLVSRGLGGANALAGGIKG, encoded by the coding sequence ATGACGTCGCCGCGCGGCCGCACCATGCGCTGGGTGTCGAACGTCGTGCTGCTCGTCATCGCGGTGTGCTTCGCGGTGCCGCTGCTCTGGCTCGTGCTCGCCTCGTTCGACACGCAGGCGTCGCTGTCCGTGAAGCTCCCGACGCAGTTCACGCTCGACAACTTCACGAAGGTGCTCACGCCCGAACTGTCGTTCATCCCGCTCGGCAACAGCCTGCTGCTCTCCGGCGGCACCGCGGTCGTCACGGTCGTCGTCGCGATCCTCGCCGCGTACCCGCTGTCCCGCTACAAGATGCGCGTCAACAAGCCGTTCCTGTACAGCATCCTGTTCGGCACCGGTCTGCCGGTCACCGCGATGATGGTGCCCGTGTACGCACTGTTCGTGTCGCTCAACCTGATCGACAACGTGTGGGGCTGCATCTTCTTCCTCGCCGCCACGAGCCTGCCGATGGCGATCTGGATGGCGAAGAACTTCATGGACTCGGTGCCGATCTCGCTCGAGGAGGCCGCGTGGACCGACGGCGCCTCGATGTTCACCACGCTGTGGCGGATCGTCATCCCGCTCATGCGCCCGGGCATCGCGGTCGTGTTCATCTTCGTGTTCATCCAGGCGTGGGGGAACTTCTTCGTCCCCTTCGTCCTGCTGCTCTCGCCCGACAAGGTGCCCGCCGCCGTGAGCATCTTCAACTTCTTCGGGCAGAACGGAGCCGTCGCGTACGGGCAGCTCGCCGCGTTCTCGATCGTCTACTCCGTGCCCGTCATCGCCCTCTACGTCCTCGTCTCGCGCGGCCTCGGCGGGGCGAACGCCCTCGCCGGCGGCATCAAGGGCTGA
- a CDS encoding ROK family transcriptional regulator — protein MAEHRRGANMPSIGGFNRTVVLDAVRRSPDGLSRVELAARTGLSAQTVSNVTRFLIDAGMIVESGTVVAGRGKPRTILRLEASSRFAVGVHVDPAVVTYVLLDLAGSVVAESTTSTPSAEDPTEVVRTIASAVGRLVGGAGVDVEAVLGVGIASPGPIDVDAGVVLDPPFLPRWRDVPLRDAIAEATGFPVLLEKDVTAAVVGEMFLAGESSARNFAFVYFGTGFGVGLAIDHEPVRGVGSNAGDAGHIMVEQGALAGTPEGSGSRGEVGATVAPGRLLRVGAARGLRLGVDGTRGGHGGAVADGGGLGGGAGEPGAGAGAGAGVLDVGVLDVGVEDVAAVQRSWAALGEAIRAGDPAAVSLAADAGTVMGNAVVLIVNLLDVDRVVFGGPFWSDIAPVALPAAREAVIGSRNLVPKHPIAVQDSGRGADVAAVGAACLVLDAALSPRASALLIRH, from the coding sequence ATGGCGGAGCACCGACGCGGCGCGAACATGCCGTCGATCGGCGGCTTCAACCGCACCGTCGTGCTCGACGCCGTCCGCCGCTCGCCCGACGGACTGAGTCGGGTGGAGCTCGCCGCACGGACGGGCCTCAGCGCGCAGACCGTGTCGAACGTGACCCGCTTCCTCATCGACGCCGGGATGATCGTCGAGTCGGGCACGGTCGTCGCCGGACGCGGCAAGCCCCGGACGATCCTGCGGCTCGAGGCCTCGAGCCGGTTCGCGGTCGGCGTGCACGTCGACCCCGCGGTCGTGACGTACGTGCTCCTCGACCTGGCCGGGTCCGTCGTCGCGGAGTCCACGACCTCGACCCCGTCCGCCGAGGACCCGACCGAGGTCGTGCGCACGATCGCCTCGGCGGTCGGACGGCTCGTCGGCGGGGCGGGCGTCGACGTCGAGGCGGTGCTCGGGGTCGGCATCGCGAGCCCCGGACCGATCGACGTCGACGCCGGCGTGGTGCTCGACCCGCCGTTCCTGCCCCGGTGGCGCGACGTGCCGCTGCGCGACGCGATCGCCGAGGCCACGGGCTTCCCGGTGCTGCTCGAGAAGGACGTCACCGCGGCGGTGGTCGGCGAGATGTTCCTGGCGGGGGAGTCCTCGGCGCGGAACTTCGCCTTCGTGTACTTCGGCACCGGCTTCGGCGTGGGGCTCGCGATCGACCACGAGCCCGTCCGCGGGGTGGGGTCGAACGCCGGGGACGCCGGGCACATCATGGTCGAGCAGGGTGCCCTCGCCGGGACGCCCGAGGGGTCCGGCTCCCGCGGGGAGGTCGGGGCGACCGTGGCACCCGGTCGGCTGCTGCGGGTGGGGGCGGCGCGGGGGCTGCGGCTCGGGGTGGACGGGACGCGCGGTGGTCACGGCGGTGCGGTGGCCGACGGCGGCGGGCTCGGCGGCGGGGCTGGCGAACCCGGTGCCGGTGCCGGTGCCGGTGCCGGTGTGCTCGACGTCGGTGTGCTCGACGTCGGTGTCGAGGACGTCGCCGCGGTACAGCGCTCCTGGGCCGCCCTCGGCGAGGCGATCCGCGCGGGCGACCCGGCGGCGGTGTCGCTCGCGGCCGATGCCGGCACCGTGATGGGCAACGCGGTCGTGCTCATCGTCAACCTGCTCGACGTCGACCGGGTCGTGTTCGGGGGTCCGTTCTGGTCCGACATCGCCCCGGTCGCGCTGCCCGCCGCCCGCGAGGCCGTGATCGGTTCCCGGAACCTCGTCCCGAAGCACCCGATCGCGGTGCAGGACAGTGGTCGGGGTGCGGACGTCGCGGCGGTCGGAGCGGCGTGCCTCGTGCTCGACGCCGCACTGTCCCCGCGGGCGAGCGCGCTGCTCATCCGGCACTGA
- a CDS encoding glycoside hydrolase family 38 C-terminal domain-containing protein encodes MHHDEPLVEARIARLVRDRIDPAVLRRSAPVTIDAWQVPGEPVPFAEAVAAEYTPFRVGDAWGGRPWGTTWFRVRGTVPADFGTDPGTTAELRVDLGFSGRQPGFQAEGLAWRPDGTTVKGIEPLNDTVPLEVGAGGTFELYVEAAANPDIGGDHFQGATPLGSRATAGTEPIYRLRALELVERDDTVWELQQDVRVLRGLMAELPTDGTRGADLLRVLERVADALDPDDVAGTAAAAREVLAPALAVPASAAAHRAIAVGHAHIDSAWLWPVRETVRKCARTFSNVLDLMDRDPDFTFACSSAQQYAWIRDGYPSIWARITQRVAEGRWIPVGGMWVESDTNLPGGEALARQFVAGKRFFLEEFGVDTPEAWLPDSFGYTGALPQIVRAAGSKWFVTQKPSWNETNVIPHTSFHWEGIDGSRVLTHLPPADTYNSDVSAADLHRGERQNKERGVANTSMLLYGFGDGGGGPTREMVAAARRQHDLDGSPRVDLGTPAQVFEELERALPTPAVWSGEMYLEFHRGTYTSQIRTKQGNRRSEHLLREAETWAATAAVRHGTEYPYDALESVWHTVLLQQFHDILPGSSIAWVYENAEAEYARVAAVLEELIGSATSVLATGGGTADGGRVVRFNAAPVAADGVTALGGAPADAARPVPPVRHGDHLVFDTGVVTATIDADGHVVSLVEHRSGRDAVAPGAVAAQYTVFRDTPNQWEAWDIDRAYQRNGTVLAAASVTVEGDTVVVERPFGSSSITTRYSAVVGQPELLVETEVEWHERQKLLKLAFPLDVRAAAASSEIQFGHIDRPTHQNTSWDMARFETSAHRWVHVAEPGFGVAVANDSTYGHDITRSTRPDGGTTTLVRESLLRAPTFPDPHADQGHHVFRTVLRVGDSVLDAADSGYRLNLPVRAVPGSATVEPLVTVSSPQVFVEAVKLAEDRSGDVVVRLYEATGGRAADVGVDLGFDVAAVERVDLLERPLGSGSWGAGERVVLTMRPFEIVTLRVRRG; translated from the coding sequence ATGCACCACGACGAACCGCTCGTCGAAGCCCGGATCGCCCGACTCGTCCGCGACCGGATCGACCCCGCCGTCCTGCGGCGGTCGGCCCCGGTCACGATCGACGCGTGGCAGGTCCCCGGCGAACCCGTCCCGTTCGCCGAGGCCGTCGCGGCCGAGTACACGCCGTTCCGGGTCGGCGACGCCTGGGGTGGACGACCGTGGGGGACGACCTGGTTCCGGGTGCGCGGGACGGTGCCCGCCGACTTCGGCACCGACCCCGGCACGACCGCCGAGCTGCGGGTCGACCTCGGGTTCTCGGGGCGCCAGCCCGGGTTCCAGGCGGAGGGCCTCGCCTGGCGTCCGGACGGCACGACCGTGAAGGGCATCGAGCCGCTCAACGACACCGTGCCGCTCGAGGTCGGGGCGGGCGGCACGTTCGAGCTCTACGTCGAGGCGGCCGCGAACCCGGACATCGGCGGCGACCACTTCCAGGGTGCGACGCCGCTCGGGTCGCGGGCCACCGCCGGCACGGAGCCGATCTACCGGCTCCGTGCCCTGGAGCTCGTCGAGCGCGACGACACGGTGTGGGAGTTGCAGCAGGACGTCCGGGTGCTCCGGGGTCTGATGGCCGAGCTGCCGACCGACGGCACCCGCGGGGCCGACCTGCTCCGCGTGCTCGAACGGGTCGCCGACGCCCTGGACCCCGACGACGTCGCCGGCACCGCCGCGGCGGCGCGGGAGGTCCTCGCGCCCGCCCTCGCCGTGCCCGCCAGCGCCGCCGCGCACCGGGCGATCGCCGTCGGGCACGCCCACATCGACTCCGCCTGGCTCTGGCCGGTGCGCGAGACGGTGCGGAAGTGCGCGCGCACGTTCTCGAACGTCCTCGACCTGATGGACCGCGACCCCGACTTCACCTTCGCGTGCTCGTCGGCGCAGCAGTACGCCTGGATCCGGGACGGCTACCCGTCGATCTGGGCACGGATCACGCAGCGCGTCGCCGAGGGACGCTGGATCCCGGTCGGCGGCATGTGGGTGGAGTCGGACACGAACCTGCCCGGCGGCGAGGCCCTTGCCCGCCAGTTCGTCGCGGGCAAGCGGTTCTTCCTCGAGGAGTTCGGCGTCGACACCCCCGAGGCGTGGCTACCCGACTCGTTCGGCTACACCGGCGCCCTGCCCCAGATCGTCCGTGCCGCCGGCTCGAAGTGGTTCGTGACGCAGAAGCCCTCGTGGAACGAGACGAACGTCATCCCGCACACCTCGTTCCACTGGGAGGGCATCGACGGCTCGCGCGTCCTGACCCACCTGCCCCCGGCCGACACGTACAACTCGGACGTCTCGGCGGCCGACCTGCACCGCGGTGAACGGCAGAACAAGGAGCGCGGCGTCGCGAACACCTCGATGCTGCTGTACGGCTTCGGCGACGGCGGTGGTGGCCCCACGCGTGAGATGGTCGCCGCGGCCCGCCGGCAGCACGACCTGGACGGGTCGCCCCGGGTCGACCTCGGGACCCCGGCGCAGGTGTTCGAGGAGCTCGAGCGCGCGCTGCCGACCCCCGCGGTGTGGTCCGGGGAGATGTACCTCGAGTTCCACCGCGGGACCTACACGTCGCAGATCCGCACGAAGCAGGGCAACCGCCGCTCCGAGCACCTGCTCCGCGAGGCCGAGACCTGGGCCGCGACCGCCGCGGTCCGGCACGGCACCGAGTACCCGTACGACGCACTCGAGTCGGTGTGGCACACGGTCCTGCTCCAGCAGTTCCACGACATCCTGCCGGGGTCGTCGATCGCGTGGGTCTACGAGAACGCCGAGGCCGAGTACGCCCGGGTCGCCGCCGTGCTCGAGGAGCTCATCGGCAGCGCGACGAGCGTGCTCGCGACCGGCGGCGGCACCGCCGACGGCGGTCGGGTGGTGCGCTTCAACGCCGCGCCGGTGGCGGCGGACGGGGTGACCGCGCTGGGAGGTGCGCCCGCCGACGCGGCGCGACCCGTGCCTCCCGTCCGACACGGCGACCACCTGGTGTTCGACACCGGCGTCGTCACCGCGACCATCGACGCGGACGGCCACGTCGTCTCCCTCGTCGAGCACCGGTCCGGTCGGGACGCGGTCGCCCCCGGGGCCGTCGCCGCGCAGTACACGGTGTTCCGCGACACCCCGAACCAGTGGGAGGCGTGGGACATCGACCGCGCCTACCAGCGGAACGGGACCGTGCTCGCGGCCGCGTCGGTCACGGTCGAGGGCGACACCGTCGTCGTCGAGCGGCCGTTCGGGTCCTCGTCGATCACCACGCGGTACTCGGCGGTCGTCGGGCAGCCGGAGCTGCTCGTCGAGACCGAGGTCGAGTGGCACGAGCGGCAGAAGCTCCTCAAGCTCGCGTTCCCGCTCGACGTGCGGGCGGCCGCGGCGTCGAGCGAGATCCAGTTCGGGCACATCGACCGGCCGACGCACCAGAACACCTCGTGGGACATGGCCCGATTCGAGACGTCCGCGCACCGCTGGGTGCACGTCGCCGAGCCGGGGTTCGGTGTCGCGGTCGCGAACGACTCGACCTACGGGCACGACATCACCCGCTCGACCCGTCCGGACGGCGGGACCACGACGCTCGTGCGCGAGTCGCTCCTGCGCGCGCCGACCTTCCCGGACCCGCACGCCGACCAGGGGCACCACGTGTTCCGCACGGTGCTGCGCGTCGGCGACTCGGTGCTCGACGCGGCGGACTCCGGCTACCGGCTCAACCTGCCGGTGCGCGCCGTGCCGGGCTCGGCCACGGTCGAGCCGCTCGTGACGGTGTCGTCGCCGCAGGTGTTCGTCGAGGCGGTCAAGCTCGCCGAGGACCGCTCGGGCGACGTCGTCGTGCGGCTGTACGAGGCGACCGGCGGCCGTGCGGCGGACGTGGGCGTGGACCTCGGGTTCGACGTCGCGGCGGTCGAGCGGGTGGACCTGCTCGAGCGGCCGCTGGGGTCGGGGTCGTGGGGCGCCGGGGAACGGGTCGTGCTGACGATGCGGCCGTTCGAGATCGTCACGCTGCGGGTGCGGCGGGGCTGA
- a CDS encoding extracellular solute-binding protein yields MKRRTRIIAGLAAVAVAAVGLAGCSSSGSASSDTIKIAYQKYGAFQQLDAQMKEVKTEYEKANPGKTVTLVPIQAQGNDYYTKLALMNKAPATAPDVMYEDTFLIKSDAEAGYLLPLDDYVAKWKDWDQFYDNAKQAGQGDDGKIYGVSMGTDTRALWYNKDIFAKVGLPVPWEPKTWDDVLAAAKTIKEKDAGVIPFNIYSGKAQGEASTMQGFEMLLYGAEGDGNTLYKDKKWVVGSKQFQDSLQFVEDVYQGGLGPTPQQALDTNVGTTITQTWLPQGKLAIDLDGSWQSGSWLESGTAPWKQWNDVMGQAPFPTQNGQEPGYNSMSGGWTLAVGKNSKNPKAAFDFISTFLSKDGSLKYDTENSQIAVRKDVAEDPTYTGANPTFSFFSGLVQHTNFRPATSDYSQVSNAIQVAMESVMTGQQTPAQAAKAYDRSVQQVVGEKNTVDAG; encoded by the coding sequence ATGAAACGCCGCACCCGCATCATCGCCGGCCTCGCAGCCGTGGCAGTCGCCGCGGTCGGGCTGGCTGGCTGTTCCAGCTCGGGGTCCGCCTCGAGCGACACGATCAAGATCGCCTACCAGAAGTACGGCGCCTTCCAGCAGCTCGACGCCCAGATGAAGGAGGTCAAGACCGAGTACGAGAAGGCCAACCCCGGCAAGACGGTCACGCTCGTCCCGATCCAGGCCCAGGGCAACGACTACTACACGAAGCTCGCGCTCATGAACAAGGCGCCCGCGACCGCTCCGGACGTCATGTACGAGGACACCTTCCTCATCAAGTCCGACGCCGAGGCCGGCTACCTGCTGCCCCTCGACGACTACGTGGCGAAGTGGAAGGACTGGGACCAGTTCTACGACAACGCCAAGCAGGCCGGACAGGGTGACGACGGCAAGATCTACGGCGTCTCGATGGGCACCGACACCCGGGCGCTCTGGTACAACAAGGACATCTTCGCCAAGGTCGGCCTGCCCGTCCCGTGGGAGCCCAAGACCTGGGACGACGTGCTCGCCGCCGCGAAGACCATCAAGGAGAAGGACGCGGGCGTCATCCCGTTCAACATCTACTCCGGCAAGGCGCAGGGCGAAGCGTCCACCATGCAGGGATTCGAGATGCTCCTGTACGGCGCGGAGGGCGACGGCAACACGCTGTACAAGGACAAGAAGTGGGTCGTCGGCTCGAAGCAGTTCCAGGACTCGCTGCAGTTCGTCGAGGACGTCTACCAGGGCGGCCTCGGCCCGACCCCGCAGCAGGCGCTCGACACGAACGTCGGCACGACCATCACGCAGACGTGGCTGCCGCAGGGCAAGCTCGCGATCGACCTCGACGGCTCGTGGCAGTCGGGCTCGTGGCTCGAGTCCGGCACCGCTCCGTGGAAGCAGTGGAACGACGTGATGGGGCAGGCGCCCTTCCCGACGCAGAACGGCCAGGAGCCGGGCTACAACTCGATGTCCGGCGGCTGGACGCTCGCGGTGGGCAAGAACTCGAAGAACCCGAAGGCGGCGTTCGACTTCATCTCGACCTTCCTGAGCAAGGACGGTTCCCTGAAGTACGACACCGAGAACAGCCAGATCGCGGTCCGGAAGGACGTCGCCGAGGACCCGACGTACACGGGTGCGAACCCGACGTTCTCGTTCTTCTCGGGGCTGGTGCAGCACACCAACTTCCGTCCCGCGACGAGCGACTACTCGCAGGTCTCGAACGCGATCCAGGTCGCCATGGAGTCCGTGATGACCGGGCAGCAGACACCCGCCCAGGCCGCGAAGGCCTACGACCGGTCGGTCCAACAGGTGGTCGGCGAGAAGAACACCGTCGACGCCGGGTAG